The segment AAATAGTCATGTAGAACCAATCTAGAGAAACAAAGTCTTTAATAAGGTTTTTCCTGCTCACTTTAAGCCtagcaaattaaaaattaaatgtgcctgtttctctgtgttctaagaACTGAGTGTCACACGttgaaagatttttatttttttgcatttctAGAAATCACTATGCACAAAATCCTGTGGAACGTAAAAGTCTATAAATATAAAAGCCTATaaaatgatgtgattatattttcTTGACTTAACATTGTATATTCTAAATGTCTCTAATTTTAATTGCTAAATTAATATAATTTAGTGTCTGAGTAACAGAATTTATTTCCTAGAGTAGTTTTATTAATCAGAAAatggtttaaatatttttatagcatTGCAGTTATAACAAGAATTCTGTTGTTACTTCTTAGGATGTGAGCACTCTAGAGGCAAATGCTACAAATGCAGGACAGCAGGGAATTCCTAAGCAACTTCACATCGAAATTGACAACCTTCTTGTTGACTGGCTTTCCTGGCTTAGAGTCTGCTCATGGCTGGATCTCCATCCCTTTCTGTTGTCTTTATGCCACTGCCCTCTCTGGCAACAGCATGATCCTCTTTATCATTGTGACCCAGCACAGTCTGCATGAACCGATGTACTATTTCCTCTCTATGCTCTCTGCCACTGACCTGGGTTTGACTATTTCTACAATGTCAACCACCTTGAGAATCCTGTGGTTTCAAGCAAACGAAATCAGTCTAGATTTATGCATTGTTCAGATGTTTTTTCTCCATGGATTCACATGTATCGAATCTGGGGTGCTAGTGGCTATGGCTTTTGACCGTTATGTAGCAATCTGCAACCCTCTTAGATATACCATGATTCTTACTAATTCTAGAATCATTCAGATGGGTTTCCTAGTGCTGATGCGCCCTCTACTATTAATAG is part of the Rattus norvegicus strain BN/NHsdMcwi chromosome 1, GRCr8, whole genome shotgun sequence genome and harbors:
- the Or51f1g gene encoding olfactory receptor Olr77; this encodes MQDSREFLSNFTSKLTTFLLTGFPGLESAHGWISIPFCCLYATALSGNSMILFIIVTQHSLHEPMYYFLSMLSATDLGLTISTMSTTLRILWFQANEISLDLCIVQMFFLHGFTCIESGVLVAMAFDRYVAICNPLRYTMILTNSRIIQMGFLVLMRPLLLIVPLLLLLTPIYFCKRKALSHPFCYYPDVIKLACSDSRINNICGLVFLILTIGVDIPCIVLSYILIIRSVLTIASSEEQHKAFSTCVSHIGAVAVFYIPMFSLSLVHRYNRSAPKIVHSMMANVFLLLPPVLNPIIYSVKTKQIRKAVLSLLFAK